The following are from one region of the Salicibibacter kimchii genome:
- a CDS encoding MBL fold metallo-hydrolase — MVRHRWWLLLIGLGVLIVGSRKDAFTGRLAGIADDEPEEEMDAVPPTDEGIATISFLDVGQGDSTLIQEGNTTILIDTGRHDNDAIFDHLEAHGVTGIDLLVFTHPHTDHIGNGDKIVEAYEPEEVWMDGNETTTDTFERLIDALLASNTEVVEPSAGETYDIGSFLLELTHPGEELSGDFNNDSVSFRMHYGDVSFLFTGDAEEQAEQQMIDDDMDISADVYNMGHHGSDTSSQRFFVEEVSPDVAVYSAGEGNPYEHPHEEVLQRVEDQGSDIYGTLEDGTVTVTTDGESLDIDTENEEWGRMKEKKPGVIDRIEDGYAVILVGGDEQELLYSASKLYEGAKEGDEVKVTISKEQVQAVIYDEKTKERKKVIRRKMNDLRHK; from the coding sequence GGTTAGCGGGGATTGCAGACGATGAACCGGAAGAAGAGATGGATGCCGTTCCTCCCACAGATGAAGGGATAGCCACCATTTCATTCTTAGATGTCGGTCAGGGCGACAGCACTCTAATTCAAGAAGGGAACACCACAATTTTAATTGATACGGGTCGGCATGACAATGATGCGATTTTTGATCATTTAGAAGCCCATGGTGTTACCGGTATTGATTTGTTGGTGTTCACACATCCGCACACGGATCACATCGGGAATGGGGATAAAATTGTGGAAGCCTATGAGCCGGAAGAGGTTTGGATGGATGGTAATGAAACAACGACGGATACATTTGAACGATTGATTGATGCATTGCTGGCCTCTAATACGGAGGTTGTGGAACCGTCAGCTGGGGAAACGTATGATATAGGTTCGTTTCTGTTGGAGCTCACACATCCTGGGGAAGAACTTTCTGGCGACTTCAATAATGATTCGGTGTCCTTCCGAATGCATTACGGAGATGTATCGTTCCTCTTTACCGGTGATGCCGAAGAGCAGGCTGAGCAGCAAATGATCGATGATGATATGGATATCTCCGCTGATGTTTATAATATGGGGCATCACGGCTCAGACACATCGAGTCAACGTTTTTTTGTTGAAGAAGTGAGCCCTGATGTGGCGGTTTATTCAGCCGGGGAAGGGAATCCTTATGAGCACCCTCATGAGGAGGTGTTACAGCGCGTGGAGGATCAAGGGTCCGACATCTATGGAACCTTGGAAGACGGAACGGTGACCGTGACCACGGACGGGGAAAGCCTGGATATTGATACGGAAAACGAGGAGTGGGGCCGGATGAAGGAAAAAAAGCCAGGTGTTATTGATCGAATCGAAGATGGGTATGCTGTCATCCTCGTAGGGGGAGACGAACAAGAATTGCTCTATTCAGCTTCCAAACTGTATGAGGGGGCTAAAGAAGGAGATGAAGTCAAAGTCACTATATCCAAGGAACAGGTTCAGGCTGTGATTTATGATGAAAAAACAAAAGAAAGGAAGAAAGTGATCCGAAGGAAAATGAATGATCTTCGTCATAAATAA
- a CDS encoding Ger(x)C family spore germination protein, with protein MDTRQEGAGVSAAHNYETSVPTIHEAFRKLVRESPRRAYIGHIATFIISEDLAEEGLTDVLDFLYRDHEVRSDFYIVISKDERAGDILQLLPPIEDVTSININNAIENGEKSYAEVQGIRIDSLFEKIIADGIEPAILGISTIGDLNAGKTMQNTEQIKPEAYLQLGPMAMFRDNQLIDWLNEEESKAFNYLEDTFDYNVGSLPCPDDGTMAVESYRIARNVTVHLENEQPSIDLEVDIDATVSEINCSDLDVLEEKSYQIIEEANNQKVERMLDRVIQKTKENQSDILGLGREVYRQHPRYWENVKGEWPEIFTDMDVALP; from the coding sequence ATGGATACGAGGCAAGAGGGCGCAGGAGTATCAGCCGCACATAACTATGAAACGTCCGTGCCAACAATCCATGAGGCTTTTCGAAAGCTAGTCCGGGAATCCCCAAGGCGTGCCTATATTGGTCATATTGCAACGTTTATTATCAGTGAGGATTTGGCAGAGGAAGGACTAACCGATGTTTTGGATTTCCTTTATCGTGATCATGAAGTCCGCTCCGATTTTTATATTGTGATATCAAAGGATGAGCGCGCAGGGGACATTTTACAACTGCTTCCACCGATCGAAGATGTCACCTCCATAAACATCAACAATGCGATTGAAAATGGCGAAAAAAGCTATGCTGAGGTTCAAGGCATTCGCATCGATTCTCTTTTTGAAAAAATCATAGCTGATGGGATTGAACCGGCAATTTTAGGCATTTCAACAATCGGCGATTTAAATGCGGGGAAAACAATGCAGAATACAGAACAAATCAAGCCGGAAGCTTACTTACAATTAGGCCCTATGGCTATGTTTAGGGATAATCAACTCATTGATTGGCTGAATGAAGAAGAAAGCAAAGCCTTCAATTATTTGGAGGATACGTTTGATTATAACGTGGGAAGCCTGCCCTGCCCTGATGATGGCACGATGGCCGTTGAAAGTTACCGGATAGCCAGAAATGTCACCGTTCACCTTGAAAACGAGCAACCAAGCATCGATCTTGAGGTGGACATTGACGCGACAGTTTCCGAGATCAACTGCAGTGATCTTGACGTGTTGGAAGAAAAATCGTACCAAATCATTGAAGAGGCAAATAACCAAAAAGTTGAACGTATGCTTGATCGCGTGATTCAAAAAACAAAAGAAAATCAATCAGATATTTTAGGGCTTGGTCGAGAAGTGTACCGCCAACATCCCCGGTACTGGGAAAACGTAAAAGGTGAATGGCCTGAGATCTTTACTGACATGGACGTAGCGTTACCGTAA
- a CDS encoding DUF3224 domain-containing protein has product MSMKAQSSFKLTEANEIPYSEVGEGSKLTRGYFEVEYNGELQGKGDLQELKCYLPDDSATVYGFERITGRIGDKSGSFVLEHVGKFENGLLKSKRNVVQGSGTGELTGIVGEINFESGSAEEFQITFNYYFE; this is encoded by the coding sequence ATGAGTATGAAAGCACAATCATCCTTTAAATTAACAGAAGCAAATGAAATACCCTACAGTGAAGTAGGGGAAGGATCCAAACTCACAAGGGGATACTTTGAAGTGGAATACAACGGGGAACTTCAAGGTAAAGGTGACTTACAAGAGCTGAAATGTTATTTGCCGGACGATTCAGCCACTGTTTACGGCTTTGAGCGTATCACTGGACGTATTGGAGATAAGTCAGGGAGTTTCGTATTGGAACACGTTGGAAAATTTGAAAATGGTTTACTCAAGTCCAAACGAAATGTTGTTCAAGGTTCTGGGACAGGGGAACTAACAGGTATCGTAGGTGAAATAAATTTTGAATCCGGTAGTGCTGAAGAATTCCAAATCACTTTTAATTATTATTTTGAATAA
- a CDS encoding N-acetylmuramoyl-L-alanine amidase — protein MFRLYLDPGHGGNDSGATGNGLQEKNIVLDIAQRIRTILEDNYSDVEVNMSRTGDQSVSLPQRTNEANAWGADYFLSIHCNAFNGSARGYEDFIYSGLSDSSPTARYQRIMHEEILAVNQLPDRGVKQANFHVLRESSMPALLTENGFIDNAQDANLMGDASWRQAVASGHVEGLARAFNLTRDDSDPDTLYKVIAGSFQNRENAENRVNELQTAEISSFITTMVVSGTTWYRVQAGSFRDRSNAERHLETVRSAGISDAYILVEGSENSEESPQNIMGETVLMSQELDAFVKTINPDAPILGLYYIDFGHYYGIRGDIAYAQALHETDYFRFTGVVDEEQNNFGGIGATDDDNPGATFETKAIGVLAQLQHLFAYASTDPLPSAYPLYDPRFDLVERGSATTWEGLNGKWAVPGETYGQMILNLYERMVEHARTT, from the coding sequence ATGTTTCGATTGTATTTAGACCCCGGACATGGTGGAAATGACTCAGGTGCAACCGGAAATGGGCTGCAGGAAAAAAACATCGTACTTGATATCGCACAACGGATTAGAACGATTCTGGAGGATAACTATAGTGACGTTGAGGTTAACATGAGTCGAACGGGTGATCAGTCTGTTAGTTTACCCCAACGAACCAATGAAGCAAACGCGTGGGGAGCAGACTATTTTTTATCCATCCACTGTAATGCCTTTAACGGTTCGGCACGTGGATACGAGGACTTTATTTATTCCGGACTATCTGATTCATCACCAACAGCAAGGTATCAGAGAATCATGCATGAGGAGATTCTTGCTGTCAATCAGTTACCCGACCGGGGTGTAAAACAAGCTAATTTTCATGTGCTACGAGAATCATCTATGCCAGCCCTTTTAACGGAAAACGGATTTATCGATAACGCTCAGGACGCAAATTTAATGGGAGATGCCTCATGGCGCCAAGCGGTAGCTAGTGGTCATGTGGAAGGGCTGGCAAGAGCTTTTAATTTGACACGAGATGACTCAGATCCGGATACGTTATACAAAGTTATCGCTGGATCATTCCAAAATAGAGAAAATGCGGAAAACCGTGTAAATGAACTCCAAACAGCTGAAATCTCATCATTTATCACAACCATGGTGGTTTCAGGAACAACGTGGTACCGCGTACAAGCCGGATCTTTCCGCGATCGATCCAATGCTGAACGACACCTAGAAACCGTTCGTTCCGCAGGTATTTCGGATGCTTATATCCTAGTCGAAGGCTCAGAAAACTCTGAGGAATCTCCCCAAAACATTATGGGAGAAACGGTTTTAATGTCTCAAGAATTAGATGCTTTTGTGAAAACAATCAACCCTGATGCCCCAATATTGGGCCTTTATTATATCGATTTCGGTCATTATTATGGGATTCGCGGTGACATCGCTTATGCCCAGGCGCTGCATGAAACTGACTACTTTCGTTTTACGGGTGTCGTTGATGAGGAACAAAATAATTTTGGCGGGATCGGGGCTACAGACGATGATAACCCCGGTGCTACTTTTGAAACAAAAGCTATCGGTGTGCTTGCTCAACTTCAGCATTTGTTTGCTTATGCTTCAACAGATCCACTGCCGAGTGCTTATCCGTTATATGATCCCCGGTTTGACCTTGTCGAACGTGGTAGCGCCACAACATGGGAAGGGTTAAATGGAAAATGGGCTGTTCCCGGTGAAACTTATGGCCAAATGATCTTAAACTTATATGAACGCATGGTTGAGCACGCACGCACCACGTAA
- a CDS encoding gluconate 2-dehydrogenase subunit 3 family protein, producing MAFVSTFDRGDLSTSEEGLQSMNSLNHHYYQSFFVHLHQGQRNTIMEKNEETELFEALRQHTMQGIFTNPVYAGNNHQAGWKLIGFPSTLAFTRLHI from the coding sequence ATGGCATTCGTTTCAACATTCGACCGTGGAGACCTTTCCACGTCTGAAGAAGGACTTCAGTCTATGAATAGTCTTAATCATCACTATTATCAGAGCTTCTTTGTACATTTGCATCAGGGGCAACGAAATACGATAATGGAAAAAAACGAGGAAACAGAACTTTTCGAGGCTTTGCGTCAGCATACAATGCAAGGAATATTTACAAACCCTGTCTATGCCGGAAATAACCATCAAGCAGGGTGGAAACTCATTGGATTCCCTAGCACGCTTGCTTTCACACGGTTACACATCTGA
- a CDS encoding DUF3231 family protein, whose amino-acid sequence MPKNVHLTSAEIGSLWTAYMNDSMSACILRFMLKHISDPDIKPVVQYAYDLATDHLKQLRTIFENESHAIPNGFGEQDVDMNAPWLFTDMFCISFMRHMGKVGMLSYSGFVSLCDREDIRAYFSQALTETNNLYNQASNIELEKGIAGRHPYIEVPKSTDYVDSKAYMSGFNPLSDQRPLNAVEISHLYMNVLTNSIGMKLCIAFAQTSPRKEVQDFMLRGKDVSKKHAKIFTDKLLEDDIEVSSIPDVGVSDSTTPTFSDKLLMFHMSLLISSGVGNYATAAAASQRSDIATDYERLSLENAKLAKSGADIMIKHQWLEQPPGAKNREKLAKDKDIKANLKRSAFFR is encoded by the coding sequence ATGCCAAAAAATGTTCACTTAACATCTGCAGAAATTGGTTCTCTTTGGACAGCCTACATGAACGATAGTATGTCTGCCTGTATTTTACGTTTTATGCTCAAACACATTTCAGACCCAGACATTAAGCCCGTTGTGCAGTACGCCTATGATCTTGCAACGGATCATCTAAAGCAGTTACGCACCATTTTTGAAAACGAATCACACGCGATCCCTAATGGTTTTGGTGAACAAGATGTCGACATGAACGCACCGTGGTTGTTTACAGACATGTTTTGTATATCCTTTATGAGGCACATGGGAAAGGTTGGGATGCTCTCGTACAGTGGCTTTGTTTCGTTGTGTGACAGGGAAGACATACGAGCCTATTTTTCACAAGCTTTAACCGAAACAAATAACCTTTATAATCAGGCAAGCAACATTGAGCTTGAAAAGGGAATTGCTGGCAGGCATCCTTACATTGAAGTCCCTAAAAGCACCGACTATGTAGATAGTAAAGCGTACATGAGTGGCTTCAATCCCTTAAGCGATCAACGTCCCTTAAACGCCGTTGAAATTTCCCATTTATATATGAATGTCCTCACGAATTCTATAGGGATGAAATTGTGTATCGCCTTTGCTCAAACCTCGCCACGTAAGGAAGTTCAAGATTTTATGCTACGAGGCAAAGATGTCTCAAAGAAGCACGCGAAAATTTTTACTGACAAGCTTTTAGAAGATGACATTGAAGTCTCAAGCATACCAGATGTAGGTGTCAGTGATTCAACCACCCCAACATTTTCAGACAAATTACTGATGTTCCATATGTCTCTGCTCATCTCCTCAGGTGTAGGAAACTACGCGACAGCTGCCGCTGCTAGTCAACGAAGCGATATTGCAACTGATTATGAACGATTGTCGTTAGAAAATGCTAAGCTTGCCAAAAGTGGAGCGGATATCATGATTAAACATCAATGGCTTGAACAACCACCAGGAGCGAAAAATCGGGAAAAATTAGCGAAGGATAAAGATATAAAGGCTAATCTAAAAAGATCGGCTTTTTTCCGTTAA
- a CDS encoding SRPBCC family protein, whose protein sequence is MNEYGKLYERDGRCVLQFERFFAHKPERVFRCITDPYYFTKWYPFATGEMDLNEGGKIGFDDGEETKYEGVITAFEPPVVFAFREVDDLLRIELQNTPDGCRMTFEHTFDDWSWAAATAAGWHRCLDTLGMMVNEQPPEWPDNGAELREFYREAFDSN, encoded by the coding sequence ATGAATGAATATGGAAAGTTATATGAAAGAGATGGTCGTTGTGTTTTGCAATTTGAGCGTTTTTTTGCACATAAACCTGAGCGTGTTTTCCGCTGCATAACGGATCCTTATTACTTTACCAAATGGTACCCGTTTGCAACAGGAGAGATGGATCTCAATGAAGGTGGCAAAATTGGCTTTGATGATGGAGAAGAAACGAAGTATGAGGGAGTGATTACTGCGTTCGAGCCGCCTGTGGTCTTTGCTTTTCGTGAGGTTGATGATTTGCTGCGAATCGAATTGCAAAACACCCCCGATGGATGCCGAATGACATTTGAGCATACGTTTGATGACTGGTCTTGGGCGGCCGCAACAGCTGCAGGATGGCATCGCTGTCTTGATACATTGGGTATGATGGTTAACGAACAGCCGCCTGAATGGCCGGATAATGGTGCTGAGTTAAGGGAATTTTATCGGGAAGCATTTGATTCGAATTAA
- the hfq gene encoding RNA chaperone Hfq translates to MGKINIQDQFLNKLRKDNIPITMILTNGVQLRGYLKAFDNFTVVIDKDGKQQLVYKHAISTFVVQRNVELQLEASD, encoded by the coding sequence ATGGGGAAAATTAACATCCAAGATCAATTTTTGAATAAGTTGCGGAAAGATAATATTCCGATTACCATGATTCTTACCAATGGAGTTCAACTTCGGGGCTACTTAAAAGCATTTGACAATTTTACGGTCGTTATTGATAAGGATGGGAAGCAGCAACTTGTTTACAAACACGCCATCTCGACATTTGTCGTCCAGCGAAACGTGGAGTTGCAATTGGAAGCAAGCGATTAA
- a CDS encoding S8 family peptidase, giving the protein MFNYATVKVARTYGPLIDRQLRRELVGAIKPLRHVPCFLHRWIDSYIRRSKAFPVLIQFKKGNSYTSGVTSLKRIEKNHANCKVKRSIPRFALQSANLTASALEDFCHNCGDIEKVYLDREFNALLDTATETTRASELQNELEATGEGVTVAIIDTGVHPSPDLMEPEQRIIGFRDFINDREDPYDDNGHGTHCAGDAAGNGQQSDGEYAGPAPDANIVGVKVLNKMGAGSLTDIIAGVDWCIENQEAYDIRILSLSLGSPAIESEDDDPVVEVVNQAWDEGMVVCVAAGNEGPSEETISSPGISEKIITVGALDEQGTPDRSDDDVAEFSSRGPTIDGHTKPDILAPGVDITSIRSANSFLDKYAKSDRINDHYISMSGTSMATPICAGVCAQLLELNSNLDPDMIKAQLREGAEDLGLEENTQGEGSLDAVQSADEEDSTNNDDG; this is encoded by the coding sequence ATGTTTAATTATGCTACTGTTAAGGTCGCCCGAACATACGGGCCCTTGATTGACCGTCAGTTAAGAAGAGAACTCGTAGGCGCAATAAAACCTCTAAGGCACGTCCCGTGTTTTCTTCATCGATGGATCGACTCCTATATTCGTCGATCAAAGGCTTTTCCTGTTCTCATTCAATTTAAAAAAGGAAATTCCTATACAAGTGGTGTTACAAGTTTAAAAAGAATTGAAAAAAATCACGCAAACTGTAAAGTCAAACGATCCATTCCCCGTTTTGCATTACAGAGCGCAAATCTCACAGCTTCAGCTCTTGAAGATTTCTGTCATAACTGTGGAGATATAGAAAAAGTCTATCTCGATCGTGAATTTAACGCTTTACTTGACACAGCCACCGAGACCACTCGAGCAAGCGAGTTACAGAACGAACTCGAAGCGACAGGGGAGGGGGTGACTGTTGCTATTATCGATACAGGGGTACATCCCAGTCCAGACCTTATGGAACCTGAACAGAGAATCATTGGATTTAGGGATTTTATCAATGATCGTGAAGATCCTTATGATGATAATGGACATGGCACCCACTGCGCTGGAGATGCAGCTGGGAATGGACAGCAATCAGATGGTGAATATGCCGGACCTGCTCCCGATGCAAATATTGTAGGTGTAAAAGTTCTCAATAAGATGGGTGCTGGTTCTTTAACAGATATTATAGCTGGTGTGGATTGGTGTATTGAAAACCAAGAGGCATACGACATTCGTATTTTATCGTTATCGTTAGGAAGTCCGGCAATAGAATCTGAAGATGACGATCCGGTGGTAGAAGTTGTCAACCAAGCTTGGGACGAGGGAATGGTTGTCTGTGTCGCTGCTGGAAATGAAGGACCGAGTGAAGAAACCATTTCTTCTCCGGGAATTAGTGAAAAAATCATCACCGTTGGAGCTTTAGATGAGCAAGGGACACCTGATCGATCCGATGATGATGTGGCAGAGTTCTCGAGTCGAGGACCGACTATTGACGGGCACACGAAGCCTGATATTCTTGCTCCAGGCGTGGATATTACTTCCATACGTTCTGCCAATTCATTTTTAGACAAATACGCAAAATCAGATCGCATAAATGATCATTATATATCAATGTCTGGTACGTCGATGGCTACCCCCATTTGCGCAGGCGTGTGTGCTCAGCTGTTAGAGTTAAACAGTAACTTGGATCCTGATATGATTAAAGCTCAATTACGTGAAGGAGCGGAAGACCTTGGTCTGGAAGAAAATACTCAGGGAGAAGGATCTCTAGACGCTGTTCAAAGTGCAGATGAAGAAGATTCTACCAATAATGATGATGGCTAA